The following are encoded in a window of Alphaproteobacteria bacterium genomic DNA:
- a CDS encoding fucose-binding lectin protein: MSNSFQTAAVSWFDEAGNLHIRVYSSDGYKVTEMCLDGPGGWFAGSFNQPGDHVSATCWQQNGYHVRVYCSFEGKCVEWSLDEGVGWTKGKYPG; this comes from the coding sequence ATGAGCAATAGTTTCCAGACGGCTGCGGTGAGTTGGTTCGACGAGGCGGGCAATCTGCACATCCGGGTCTATTCCAGCGACGGCTACAAGGTGACCGAGATGTGCCTCGATGGCCCCGGCGGCTGGTTCGCCGGCTCGTTCAACCAGCCGGGGGACCACGTCTCGGCGACCTGCTGGCAGCAGAACGGATATCACGTCCGGGTCTATTGCTCGTTCGAGGGCAAGTGCGTCGAATGGAGCCTCGACGAAGGCGTCGGGTGGACGAAGGGCAAATATCCGGGCTGA
- a CDS encoding lipopolysaccharide biosynthesis protein, whose protein sequence is MDALPQQTADAADPAPSQATGEPGPATPGAAGFSARVRSGVLWKSGSQLVGQLIAWTSTFLVIRMLTPADYGLLAMTGVVLTFLDLFNGWGFASSLVRDERTDRHKIGQAFGMLILMNAALAAAQLAAAPFAAAYFHQPLVATLLSVQALFYLANPFNALGHALLMRRLEFKRQARVNLTAAVLSALTAVACAIAGLGVWTLVAAPGMLWFARAAGYVHAAKIWEIRPRFAFAGASEMLGYGAAMIAVQACWFVQSQADIFIAGGRFDPHTLGIYTTGLFVTQIVASKFVPPLNEVAFAAYSRIQARPDMIQHAFLKSIRLIMLVALPFYFGLAVTAGPLVAALLGWKWTQAAPIVPMLSMAMAMMTLQILFAPASNALGHPRMAVKTGLVGAVLMPVLFLIGVHWGSMGLAFAWLGGMTLLLIATVELSLPVIGITRSALLGAAAPGFAASGIMAGIVWAVDTRLLPELDALTRLSLLVAIGAGAYAALLIVFERRVVEEVLALVRPNRTAAQTL, encoded by the coding sequence ATGGACGCGCTTCCCCAGCAGACGGCCGACGCCGCCGATCCCGCCCCGTCGCAGGCGACGGGCGAGCCCGGCCCCGCGACGCCGGGCGCGGCGGGCTTCTCGGCGCGGGTGCGATCGGGCGTGCTGTGGAAATCGGGCAGCCAGCTGGTCGGCCAGCTGATCGCCTGGACATCGACCTTCCTCGTCATCCGGATGCTGACGCCCGCCGACTACGGCCTGTTGGCGATGACCGGCGTGGTGCTCACCTTCCTCGACCTGTTCAACGGCTGGGGATTCGCAAGCTCGCTGGTGCGCGACGAGCGGACCGACAGGCACAAGATCGGCCAGGCGTTCGGCATGCTGATCCTGATGAACGCCGCACTCGCCGCCGCGCAGCTCGCGGCCGCGCCGTTCGCCGCCGCCTATTTCCACCAGCCGCTGGTGGCGACCCTGCTCAGCGTCCAGGCGCTCTTCTACCTCGCCAACCCGTTCAACGCGCTCGGCCATGCGCTGCTGATGCGCCGGCTCGAGTTCAAGCGCCAGGCGCGGGTCAACCTCACCGCCGCGGTGCTGAGCGCGCTGACCGCGGTCGCCTGCGCGATCGCCGGCCTCGGCGTATGGACGCTGGTGGCGGCGCCCGGAATGCTCTGGTTCGCGCGCGCGGCGGGCTACGTCCACGCGGCGAAGATCTGGGAGATCCGCCCGCGATTCGCCTTCGCGGGCGCGTCCGAGATGCTCGGCTACGGAGCGGCGATGATCGCCGTCCAGGCCTGCTGGTTCGTCCAGAGCCAGGCCGACATATTCATCGCCGGCGGCCGATTCGATCCGCACACGCTCGGAATCTACACGACCGGCCTGTTCGTGACCCAGATCGTCGCCTCCAAGTTCGTGCCGCCGCTGAACGAGGTGGCCTTCGCCGCTTATTCGCGGATCCAGGCGCGGCCGGACATGATCCAGCACGCCTTCCTTAAGTCGATCCGGCTGATCATGCTGGTCGCTTTGCCCTTCTATTTCGGACTTGCGGTGACCGCGGGGCCCTTGGTCGCCGCCTTGCTCGGCTGGAAGTGGACTCAGGCCGCGCCGATCGTCCCCATGCTGTCGATGGCCATGGCGATGATGACCCTTCAGATCCTGTTCGCGCCCGCCTCCAACGCGCTCGGCCATCCGCGCATGGCGGTGAAGACCGGGTTGGTCGGCGCGGTGCTGATGCCGGTCCTCTTCCTGATCGGCGTGCATTGGGGGAGCATGGGGCTGGCCTTCGCCTGGCTCGGCGGGATGACCTTGCTTCTGATCGCCACGGTCGAGCTGTCGCTGCCGGTGATCGGAATCACCCGCTCCGCCCTGCTCGGCGCCGCCGCTCCGGGATTCGCGGCGTCGGGGATCATGGCCGGGATCGTCTGGGCGGTGGACACCCGGCTGCTGCCGGAGCTCGACGCGCTTACCCGCCTGTCGCTGCTCGTCGCGATCGGCGCGGGGGCTTATGCGGCGCTTCTGATCGTCTTCGAGCGAAGGGTGGTCGAGGAGGTGCTGGCCCTCGTCCGCCCGAATCGGACGGCGGCTCAGACGCTCTGA
- a CDS encoding CBS domain-containing protein, with translation MTIADILQSKGSEVLTISGDTSVRDAVALLAERRIGALPVTRGGAIAGIMSERDIIYRLQSDGAGILDWTVERIMTAPAITVTPSTEIMSALSLMTRRRIRHLPVVEGEAMVGLVSIGDLVKFRMDKIEAEAAAMLNYIQSV, from the coding sequence ATGACGATCGCGGACATCCTCCAGAGCAAGGGCAGCGAAGTGCTGACCATTAGCGGCGACACGTCGGTGCGCGACGCGGTCGCCCTCCTCGCCGAGCGCCGGATCGGCGCCCTGCCGGTGACCCGAGGCGGCGCGATCGCCGGGATCATGTCCGAGCGCGACATCATTTACCGGCTGCAGAGCGACGGGGCGGGAATCCTCGATTGGACGGTCGAGCGAATCATGACCGCGCCGGCGATCACCGTCACCCCGTCGACCGAGATCATGAGCGCTCTGTCGCTGATGACCCGCCGGCGAATCCGCCACCTGCCGGTGGTCGAGGGCGAGGCGATGGTCGGGCTGGTGTCGATCGGCGACCTGGTCAAGTTCCGCATGGACAAGATCGAGGCCGAGGCGGCGGCGATGCTCAACTATATTCAGAGCGTCTGA
- a CDS encoding acyl-CoA thioesterase, giving the protein MTEARGEPTLRVVPGPSDINANGHIFGGWVLSQMDIAAGIIASREADGPVATVAIDAMNFLEPILLRDVISVYARVERIGRTSLGIRIDVIASRERGTREVKVTEGLFTFVALDENHRPRPVKRA; this is encoded by the coding sequence ATGACCGAAGCGAGAGGTGAGCCGACCCTGAGGGTCGTGCCGGGCCCGTCCGACATCAACGCCAACGGCCACATCTTCGGCGGCTGGGTGCTCAGCCAGATGGACATCGCCGCCGGAATCATCGCCAGCCGCGAGGCGGACGGGCCGGTGGCGACCGTGGCGATCGACGCGATGAACTTCCTCGAGCCGATCCTGCTGCGCGACGTCATCTCCGTCTATGCGCGGGTCGAGCGAATCGGCCGCACCTCGCTCGGCATCCGGATCGACGTGATCGCCAGCCGGGAGCGCGGCACGCGCGAGGTCAAGGTCACCGAAGGCCTGTTCACCTTCGTCGCCCTCGACGAGAATCACCGGCCGAGGCCGGTGAAGCGCGCCTAG
- a CDS encoding fucose-binding lectin protein, whose protein sequence is MAQDNPNYPVGTASVNWLDNQGQVHIRVYSTDGYNVIERCWDGNGWYTGSFAQPGASVSATAWQGSGGLSIRVYCTAQDKTAEWCIDQGGGWYQGAYTTE, encoded by the coding sequence ATGGCGCAGGACAATCCGAATTATCCGGTCGGGACCGCTTCGGTGAACTGGCTCGACAATCAGGGCCAGGTTCACATCCGGGTATATTCGACCGACGGCTACAACGTGATCGAGCGCTGCTGGGACGGCAACGGCTGGTACACCGGCTCCTTCGCCCAGCCCGGCGCCAGCGTCTCGGCGACCGCGTGGCAGGGAAGCGGGGGCCTGTCGATCCGGGTCTATTGCACGGCCCAGGACAAGACCGCCGAATGGTGCATCGACCAGGGCGGCGGCTGGTATCAGGGCGCCTACACCACGGAATGA